Proteins encoded by one window of Selenihalanaerobacter shriftii:
- a CDS encoding acetyl-CoA carboxylase biotin carboxyl carrier protein subunit — MKRYIVQANNKEYEVFIREAPNGSENLEQDNPQTSDKDDEVVNQVISSTDSAINEDKIPVLAPMSGEVLSIRVDEGSKVNKGQIIMTIEAMKMETEIAAPTSGIINKILVKKGVNCNQKDKLALIEEVGG; from the coding sequence ATGAAGAGATATATTGTTCAGGCCAACAATAAGGAATATGAAGTCTTTATTAGAGAAGCTCCAAATGGTAGTGAAAATTTAGAACAAGATAATCCTCAAACGTCTGATAAAGATGATGAAGTAGTAAACCAAGTTATTTCTAGTACCGATTCAGCGATTAATGAAGATAAAATTCCAGTATTAGCTCCTATGTCTGGTGAAGTTTTATCTATAAGGGTTGATGAAGGTTCTAAAGTTAATAAAGGCCAAATAATTATGACTATAGAAGCCATGAAAATGGAAACAGAGATAGCAGCACCTACCAGTGGCATCATCAATAAAATTTTGGTTAAAAAAGGTGTTAATTGTAACCAAAAAGATAAGTTAGCTTTAATTGAAGAGGTTGGTGGTTAA
- a CDS encoding sodium ion-translocating decarboxylase subunit beta, which translates to MYANLIQELLVETGFYNLTFQHLIMLLIGLSLIYLAINKKYEPLLLLPMGVGMILANLPLADLMENGGLLYYIYQGIKLGIYPPLIFLGVGTMTDFGPLIANPRSILLGASAQLGIFFTLISAFLLNFSLPEAASISIIGGADGPTAIFLTSKLAPHLLGPVAIAAYSYMALVPFIQPPIMKLLTTQEERNIEMVQLREVSQKEKISFALIVMILGILVIPSAGALLGALMLGNLLKESGVTERLADTARNSLTNIVTIFLGTTVGATANAELFLNWNTIFIIALGLIAFMIGTISGVLFAKIMNYFSNTKINPLIGSAGVSAVPMAARVSQKVGQEANPNNYLLMHAMGPNVAGVLGSALAAGVLLTLIG; encoded by the coding sequence ATGTATGCCAATCTGATCCAGGAATTATTAGTAGAGACTGGATTTTATAATTTAACCTTCCAACATTTAATTATGTTATTGATAGGTTTATCATTGATCTATTTAGCAATCAACAAAAAGTATGAACCACTGCTTTTACTACCTATGGGAGTTGGTATGATTTTAGCCAATCTGCCATTAGCAGATTTAATGGAAAATGGGGGATTATTATATTATATTTATCAAGGGATAAAATTAGGAATTTATCCACCATTAATTTTTTTAGGAGTAGGAACAATGACAGATTTTGGTCCACTTATAGCAAACCCTCGTAGTATATTATTAGGAGCTAGTGCTCAATTAGGAATATTTTTTACTTTAATAAGTGCGTTTTTGTTAAATTTTAGTTTGCCAGAAGCAGCTTCTATTTCAATAATAGGAGGAGCAGATGGTCCTACAGCTATATTCTTAACTTCGAAATTAGCCCCTCATCTTTTAGGACCAGTGGCTATAGCAGCCTATTCATATATGGCGCTGGTACCTTTTATTCAACCACCAATTATGAAGTTATTAACTACTCAAGAAGAGAGAAATATAGAGATGGTTCAATTAAGGGAAGTTTCCCAAAAAGAAAAAATAAGTTTTGCTTTAATAGTAATGATTTTAGGTATTCTAGTAATACCTTCAGCAGGAGCTCTCTTAGGTGCATTAATGCTAGGGAATTTATTAAAAGAGAGTGGAGTAACTGAAAGACTGGCAGATACAGCTAGAAACTCTTTAACAAATATAGTAACTATATTTTTAGGAACAACTGTTGGTGCAACAGCCAATGCTGAATTATTTTTGAATTGGAATACGATATTTATTATAGCCTTAGGATTAATTGCTTTTATGATTGGGACTATAAGTGGAGTGCTTTTTGCTAAAATAATGAATTACTTTAGTAATACTAAGATAAACCCTTTAATAGGTTCAGCAGGAGTTTCAGCTGTACCAATGGCAGCTAGAGTGAGTCAAAAGGTAGGACAAGAAGCTAATCCTAATAATTATTTATTAATGCATGCTATGGGGCCTAATGTAGCTGGAGTATTAGGTTCTGCTTTGGCAGCAGGCGTTTTATTAACATTAATCGGTTAA
- a CDS encoding oxaloacetate decarboxylase subunit alpha has product MMKVKVTETILRDGQQSLLATRMTTEDMLPALEKMDQLGYHSLEVWGGATFDSCLRYLDEDPWIRLKKIKLRVKNTPLQMLLRGQNILGYKHYSDDILEKFIEKSIINGIDIIRIFDALNDVRNMKKAIEYTKKYGGHAQGTIVYTTSPIHDVDYYVNTAKLLKDIGIDSLCIKDMAGLLTPYKSYELVKKIKQETDLIIQLHSHDTSGMAAMTYLKGVEAGVDIIDTAISALSSGTSQPATETMVAVLDDTKKNIDLDLKELEELGGYFREIRNKYDKYADSFDVDPRVLTSQIPGGMLSNLRNQLKEQNMLNRYDEVLKEVPKVRKEMGYPPLVTPTSQIIGTQAVFNVVTGERYSLVSKEIKYYVKGMYGRPPGEIDPEIKEIVLEDELSIKERPADLLEPKFDITLKKIKDFITKEEDVLSYILFPGVAEKFLKKHYQ; this is encoded by the coding sequence ATGATGAAAGTGAAAGTTACAGAAACTATTTTACGTGATGGACAACAGTCATTATTAGCTACTAGAATGACAACAGAGGATATGTTACCAGCTTTAGAAAAAATGGATCAACTAGGCTATCATTCATTAGAGGTATGGGGAGGAGCTACTTTTGATAGTTGTCTTCGCTATTTAGATGAAGACCCTTGGATTAGATTAAAAAAGATAAAATTAAGAGTAAAAAATACTCCTTTACAGATGTTATTGAGGGGACAGAATATTTTAGGGTATAAACATTATTCAGATGATATTTTAGAAAAATTTATTGAAAAATCAATAATAAATGGAATAGATATTATTAGAATTTTTGATGCATTAAATGATGTTAGAAATATGAAAAAAGCAATAGAATATACTAAAAAATATGGTGGACATGCGCAAGGTACGATAGTATATACTACTAGTCCAATTCATGATGTTGATTATTATGTTAATACAGCTAAATTATTAAAGGACATAGGAATAGATTCTTTATGTATAAAAGATATGGCTGGATTATTAACTCCTTATAAATCTTATGAACTTGTTAAAAAAATAAAGCAGGAGACAGATTTAATAATTCAATTACACAGCCATGATACAAGCGGGATGGCTGCCATGACTTATTTAAAAGGAGTTGAAGCAGGAGTTGATATTATAGACACCGCTATTTCTGCTCTAAGTTCTGGAACTTCTCAGCCGGCTACTGAAACAATGGTAGCAGTTTTAGATGATACAAAGAAGAATATAGACCTTGATTTGAAAGAGCTGGAGGAATTAGGAGGTTATTTTAGAGAAATCAGAAATAAATATGATAAATATGCTGATTCTTTTGATGTAGACCCTCGAGTTTTAACTAGTCAAATTCCGGGAGGAATGTTATCTAATTTAAGAAATCAATTAAAGGAACAGAATATGTTAAATAGATATGATGAAGTGCTAAAAGAAGTACCTAAAGTAAGAAAAGAAATGGGATATCCCCCTTTAGTTACACCTACTAGTCAAATTATTGGTACGCAAGCTGTATTTAATGTTGTAACTGGTGAAAGATATAGCTTAGTCTCTAAAGAGATTAAATATTATGTTAAAGGGATGTATGGACGACCTCCAGGTGAGATTGATCCTGAAATAAAAGAAATTGTATTAGAAGATGAGCTATCAATTAAAGAAAGGCCAGCAGATTTATTAGAGCCTAAATTTGATATCACATTGAAAAAAATAAAAGATTTTATTACTAAAGAAGAAGATGTATTATCATATATTCTCTTTCCAGGTGTAGCAGAAAAATTTTTAAAGAAACATTATCAGTAA
- a CDS encoding energy-coupling factor ABC transporter permease: MRKENAFSIGIYFILGILFFSPKAYAMHIAEGFLPFKWAGIWWVLILPFLALGIKYIKNVIEEQGHGVKMLLALAGAFVFVLSSLKLPSITGSCSHPTGIGLGAILFGPWPMVVLGCIVLIFQAILLAHGGLTTLGANTFSMAIVGAFVAYGVYKLSKKLGAPLWLAVFLAAALGDLITYLTTAVQLSLAFPAESGGIMVSLTKFMGVFATTQIPLAITEGLVTVLVFNVLQEYSKGELQELSIISKEGRI; encoded by the coding sequence ATGCGTAAGGAGAATGCTTTTTCTATAGGTATTTATTTTATATTGGGTATACTGTTCTTTTCCCCAAAAGCATATGCAATGCATATCGCTGAAGGATTTCTACCGTTTAAATGGGCAGGAATTTGGTGGGTGTTAATTTTACCATTCTTAGCTTTAGGAATTAAATATATTAAAAATGTTATTGAAGAGCAAGGACATGGGGTGAAGATGCTATTAGCATTAGCTGGGGCTTTTGTATTTGTTTTATCTTCATTGAAATTACCTTCCATAACAGGGAGTTGCTCTCATCCAACAGGTATTGGATTAGGAGCTATCCTCTTTGGGCCATGGCCTATGGTAGTTTTAGGTTGTATAGTCTTGATTTTTCAGGCAATTTTATTAGCTCATGGTGGTTTGACTACTTTAGGAGCTAATACATTTTCTATGGCGATAGTTGGAGCATTTGTAGCTTATGGTGTATATAAATTATCTAAAAAATTAGGTGCTCCGCTTTGGCTAGCTGTATTTTTAGCCGCTGCGTTAGGGGATCTTATAACTTATTTGACTACAGCTGTTCAATTATCTTTAGCTTTTCCAGCAGAAAGCGGTGGAATTATGGTTTCATTGACTAAATTCATGGGGGTATTTGCAACAACCCAAATTCCATTGGCTATTACTGAAGGATTAGTAACAGTATTAGTTTTTAATGTGCTGCAAGAGTATAGTAAAGGAGAACTACAAGAGCTTTCGATTATCTCTAAGGAGGGTAGAATATGA
- a CDS encoding energy-coupling factor ABC transporter substrate-binding protein, translating to MSLAAKNSIIIILILIMTITPFVIKPNAEFGGADGAAGDIIKKINPEYQSWFSHIWEPPSGEIESLLFALQAAIGAGFLGYYIGSKRTKAKYQTEMEKDNR from the coding sequence ATGAGTTTAGCAGCTAAGAATTCAATTATTATAATATTAATATTGATTATGACTATTACCCCATTTGTCATTAAGCCGAATGCTGAATTTGGAGGTGCAGATGGAGCAGCTGGAGATATAATTAAGAAGATAAACCCAGAATATCAATCATGGTTTAGCCACATTTGGGAACCACCTAGTGGAGAGATAGAAAGCTTATTATTTGCATTACAAGCAGCTATAGGTGCTGGGTTTTTAGGATACTACATAGGTTCTAAACGAACCAAAGCTAAATATCAAACAGAAATGGAGAAAGATAATAGATGA
- the cbiQ gene encoding cobalt ECF transporter T component CbiQ, translated as MIDIDQYAYSNNLRSIHPIEKALFALLTMLTCLVANSIITSLVIILLMAGVVIFRAKIPATSFAKMILIPISFLLMSTITIAITISKDSSGFLYYISLWDWQIGIKFKNILIAINLFLKSLGTVSCLYFLALTTPMIEIISVLKKLKVPKIFIELMILIYRFIFVLLDTANLIRVSQMSRLGYSSFKNAFLSLSELVSNLFIRAYYRAKGLLTTLLARGYEGEIRVLEPDYEFSRKNLVLIILTEIGLIFITVYTGGDLFV; from the coding sequence ATGATAGACATCGACCAGTATGCTTATTCTAATAATTTGCGCTCAATACATCCAATTGAAAAAGCATTATTTGCTTTATTGACGATGTTAACTTGTTTAGTAGCTAATTCAATAATTACTTCCTTAGTTATCATTTTATTGATGGCTGGGGTAGTAATTTTTAGGGCTAAAATACCAGCAACTTCTTTTGCCAAAATGATCTTAATCCCCATTTCATTCTTATTGATGAGTACAATTACTATTGCTATTACTATTTCCAAAGATTCAAGTGGATTTCTTTATTATATTAGCTTATGGGATTGGCAGATTGGAATTAAATTCAAGAATATACTTATTGCTATAAATTTATTTTTGAAATCTCTAGGAACAGTTTCTTGTCTTTATTTTTTGGCATTAACTACTCCTATGATAGAAATCATTTCAGTACTTAAGAAGTTAAAGGTACCAAAAATATTTATTGAACTAATGATTTTGATCTATCGTTTTATCTTTGTACTTTTAGACACAGCCAATTTAATCAGAGTTTCACAAATGTCCAGGTTAGGGTACTCTTCTTTTAAGAATGCTTTTCTGTCATTAAGTGAATTGGTTTCAAATCTTTTTATTAGGGCTTATTATCGTGCTAAAGGCTTACTTACTACTCTACTAGCTAGAGGATATGAAGGGGAAATTAGAGTATTGGAGCCTGATTATGAATTTTCTAGAAAAAATTTAGTTTTGATTATATTAACTGAAATAGGATTAATATTTATTACAGTCTATACAGGAGGGGATTTGTTTGTCTGA
- a CDS encoding energy-coupling factor ABC transporter ATP-binding protein: protein MSDSILEAQDLIFKYPDGTKALNGLSISIEKGKKVAVLGANGAGKSTLFLHFNGILQPNEGQILFDGEVINYKKKMLKELRKNVGIVFQDPDMQLFSSSVFQEISFGPLNLGLSEEKVKERVHDAMEVTGILDLKEKPTHLLSYGQKKRISIADILAMKPQVIIFDEPTVWLDPKHSIEIIDFFNEINKQGITVVLSTHNVDLAYSWADYVYVFAEGKILGTGEPEEIFKDKELLMSANLTQPWIVEIYEELIDKQVIDPNLSIPRAKEELLALI, encoded by the coding sequence TTGTCTGATTCAATACTCGAGGCCCAAGATCTTATATTTAAATATCCAGATGGAACTAAAGCATTAAATGGTTTATCTATTTCAATTGAAAAAGGGAAGAAAGTAGCTGTTTTAGGTGCCAATGGAGCAGGAAAGTCCACATTATTCTTGCATTTTAATGGTATTTTGCAGCCTAATGAAGGGCAAATATTATTTGATGGAGAAGTTATTAATTATAAGAAAAAAATGTTAAAAGAATTAAGAAAGAATGTAGGAATTGTTTTTCAAGATCCTGATATGCAATTGTTTTCATCTAGTGTTTTTCAAGAAATATCTTTTGGGCCTCTGAATTTAGGATTGTCCGAAGAAAAAGTAAAAGAGAGGGTTCATGATGCTATGGAAGTAACAGGGATTTTGGATCTTAAAGAGAAGCCTACTCATTTATTAAGCTATGGTCAAAAAAAACGAATTTCCATTGCTGATATTTTAGCTATGAAGCCTCAAGTTATAATCTTTGATGAGCCTACTGTTTGGCTTGATCCTAAACATTCTATTGAGATTATCGATTTTTTTAATGAAATTAATAAACAAGGAATTACAGTAGTCTTATCTACTCACAATGTTGATTTGGCTTATTCTTGGGCAGATTATGTTTATGTTTTTGCAGAAGGTAAGATTTTAGGAACAGGAGAACCGGAAGAGATATTTAAAGATAAAGAACTTTTAATGAGTGCTAATTTAACTCAACCATGGATTGTAGAAATCTATGAAGAGTTAATTGATAAACAGGTGATTGATCCTAATTTATCTATACCTAGAGCCAAAGAAGAATTACTTGCTTTAATATAG
- a CDS encoding CdaR family transcriptional regulator, translating to MEIIETNSEINLTSHLAQTIVNRTMQILERNINIMDETGMIIGSGNAERVNTLHEGAREVILEGKELKISKQEAERLKGVKPGINLPIHFNGKIIGVVGITGIPKEVEKHGGLVKMTAELMLQQAFYLQRLQLEEQAEEYFIKELLNGDLDLKNALIYDRAEALGYNIKQHLFVSILEVINLWDELLTNSNNRGEAELHQYIKRIRESIEKFFSRQTATKVFHLTGKKFIIISYENEEVRVLEDILKAKKRLVDRLKNRFKVDCRIGIGRVREGLLGIKKSFEEGLEAINLGKKFYSSKEVYHIEDLKLERMTKQLPVQVRKNFADILPLDHQFRQSLEVYFSNNLNISETARNLYLHRNSIIYRLERIKEITGLDPKSFDDAVCLKLTLLCHMFETEDKSEFN from the coding sequence ATGGAAATAATAGAAACTAATTCAGAAATTAATTTAACCTCACATCTCGCTCAAACTATCGTAAATAGAACTATGCAGATATTAGAGAGAAATATAAATATCATGGATGAAACAGGAATGATTATTGGCAGCGGTAATGCTGAAAGGGTTAATACACTTCACGAAGGGGCTAGAGAAGTAATATTAGAAGGAAAAGAATTAAAGATATCTAAGCAAGAAGCAGAGAGATTAAAAGGAGTAAAACCAGGGATTAATTTACCTATTCATTTTAATGGAAAGATTATAGGAGTAGTAGGGATTACAGGAATTCCAAAAGAGGTAGAAAAGCATGGTGGTTTAGTGAAGATGACAGCCGAATTAATGTTACAACAGGCATTTTATTTACAAAGGTTACAATTAGAGGAACAAGCTGAAGAATACTTTATTAAAGAGTTATTGAATGGAGACTTGGATCTTAAAAATGCTTTGATCTATGACAGAGCAGAAGCATTGGGCTACAATATCAAACAGCATTTATTCGTTTCTATTTTAGAAGTGATTAATTTATGGGATGAATTATTAACTAATTCTAATAATAGAGGAGAAGCCGAATTACATCAATATATAAAAAGAATTAGAGAAAGTATTGAAAAGTTCTTTAGTAGGCAGACTGCTACAAAAGTTTTTCATTTGACTGGGAAAAAATTTATAATTATAAGTTATGAGAACGAAGAAGTAAGAGTATTAGAAGATATATTAAAAGCTAAGAAGAGGTTAGTAGATAGATTAAAGAATCGATTTAAGGTTGATTGTAGAATTGGTATTGGTAGAGTAAGAGAAGGATTACTTGGAATTAAAAAGTCATTTGAAGAGGGTCTAGAAGCAATTAACTTAGGTAAAAAGTTTTATTCTTCTAAAGAGGTTTATCATATTGAAGATTTGAAATTAGAAAGGATGACCAAGCAACTACCTGTACAAGTGAGAAAGAACTTTGCGGATATATTGCCATTAGATCATCAATTTAGACAGAGCTTAGAAGTATATTTTTCTAATAATTTAAATATAAGTGAAACTGCTAGAAACCTTTATTTGCATCGTAATTCAATAATATATAGATTAGAAAGAATAAAAGAAATTACCGGTTTAGACCCTAAAAGTTTTGATGATGCAGTCTGTCTTAAATTAACATTATTATGTCATATGTTTGAAACTGAAGATAAAAGTGAGTTTAATTAA
- a CDS encoding glycerate kinase family protein: protein MKVLVAPDSFKGSLTALEVAESLERGLQRAESQFEIEKLPMADGGEGTVRSLVDATDGRIVTQIVTGPLGNEVEAFFGVLGDGDTAVIEMAAASGLPLVHKDKRDPKKTTTYGTGELIKFALDEGCKKLIIGIGGSATNDCGVGMAQALGGEFLDKDGNNVGFGGGELENVQKLDLTDLDSRLEEVEIQVACDVDNTLYGKNGAAYIYGPQKGATPEVVKELDEGLKNIAQVIKSDLNKDVNNIPGAGAAGGLGAGLTAFLGAELKPGVDIVIEASKIEDKVKEVDMIITGEGMIDSQTIFGKTPIGVARVAKKHDRPVIGIAGSLGNGANKVYEEGIDTLFSIVDKPMELKNAMEQAQELLERLGENIGRILNISY, encoded by the coding sequence ATGAAGGTATTAGTCGCGCCAGATTCTTTTAAAGGAAGTTTAACAGCATTAGAGGTAGCAGAAAGTTTAGAAAGAGGCTTGCAAAGAGCTGAGTCACAATTTGAAATAGAAAAATTACCTATGGCTGATGGTGGAGAAGGAACAGTACGTTCGTTAGTTGATGCTACTGATGGAAGGATAGTTACTCAGATAGTAACTGGACCCTTAGGAAATGAAGTTGAAGCCTTTTTTGGTGTATTAGGAGATGGGGATACAGCAGTAATTGAGATGGCAGCAGCTTCTGGTTTACCTTTAGTTCATAAAGATAAAAGAGACCCGAAAAAGACTACTACCTATGGAACAGGTGAATTAATTAAGTTTGCTTTAGATGAGGGTTGTAAGAAGTTGATTATTGGGATTGGAGGTAGTGCTACTAATGATTGTGGTGTAGGTATGGCTCAGGCGTTAGGAGGGGAATTTTTAGATAAAGACGGAAATAATGTTGGTTTTGGTGGTGGTGAGCTAGAGAATGTTCAAAAGCTTGATCTGACTGATTTAGATTCTCGGCTTGAAGAAGTTGAGATTCAAGTAGCTTGTGATGTAGATAATACTCTTTATGGTAAAAATGGTGCCGCTTATATTTACGGACCACAAAAAGGAGCAACACCTGAAGTAGTAAAAGAATTAGATGAGGGGTTAAAAAATATTGCCCAGGTAATTAAAAGTGATTTAAATAAAGATGTAAATAATATTCCAGGTGCTGGAGCTGCTGGAGGTTTAGGTGCAGGATTAACAGCGTTTTTAGGAGCAGAATTAAAACCAGGGGTTGATATTGTAATTGAAGCTAGTAAGATTGAAGACAAGGTTAAAGAAGTTGATATGATTATCACTGGTGAAGGCATGATAGATTCGCAAACTATATTTGGTAAGACTCCAATAGGGGTTGCAAGAGTAGCTAAAAAGCATGATAGACCAGTAATTGGAATAGCTGGCAGCTTAGGAAATGGGGCTAATAAAGTTTATGAAGAGGGAATAGATACTCTATTTTCTATAGTTGATAAGCCGATGGAGTTAAAAAATGCTATGGAACAAGCACAAGAGTTATTAGAAAGATTAGGTGAAAATATAGGTAGAATATTAAATATATCTTATTAA
- a CDS encoding GntP family permease, whose protein sequence is MVQGPLLLVILAAAIVFIVLMTARVKMHAFLVLLLSAFGVGLLSGMNSLEVIKTVTDGFGGILSYIGIVIIAGTIIGTLLEKSRGTLTMANTVLKLVGKTKSALAMSITGAIVSIPVFCDSGFVILSSLNKSLAKKSKVSMATMAVALSSGLYATHTLIPPTPGPIAAAGTLGADLGYVILFGLIVAIPTIGAGYLWATKFASNYYIEADIEVNEIEDEGSLPGVFDAFAPIMVPIILITLKSIADFPTHPFGEGSIKTFFDFFGDPTVALILGIFLGFRLLPSLDEKYINGWVGEGLKNAASIIMITGAGGAFGAILKATPIGDYLGSTLSGYHLGIFLPFIIAAALKTAQGSSTVALITTASLVSPILAQLGLDSELAKALVVLATGAGAMTISHANDSYFWVVSQFSNLDTSTAYKTHSMGTLVQGITAIITVFIISLIFI, encoded by the coding sequence ATGGTACAAGGACCATTATTATTAGTAATCTTAGCGGCGGCAATTGTATTTATAGTTCTTATGACTGCTAGAGTAAAGATGCATGCATTTTTAGTATTACTTTTATCAGCTTTCGGAGTAGGTTTATTATCAGGCATGAATTCTCTAGAGGTGATTAAGACAGTAACTGATGGTTTTGGAGGTATATTAAGTTATATAGGAATTGTAATTATAGCTGGAACTATTATAGGAACTTTATTAGAAAAATCTCGTGGTACATTAACGATGGCTAATACTGTTTTAAAGTTAGTTGGTAAGACAAAATCTGCTCTGGCTATGTCTATTACTGGAGCTATTGTTTCTATTCCAGTTTTTTGTGATAGTGGATTTGTAATCTTATCATCTTTGAATAAATCTTTAGCTAAAAAATCTAAAGTTTCTATGGCGACTATGGCTGTTGCTTTATCTTCTGGGTTATATGCAACTCATACTTTGATTCCACCAACGCCTGGTCCGATTGCAGCGGCAGGGACTTTAGGAGCAGATTTAGGATATGTAATTTTATTTGGATTAATTGTTGCTATTCCGACGATTGGTGCAGGATATTTATGGGCTACAAAGTTTGCTTCTAATTATTATATAGAAGCTGATATTGAAGTGAATGAAATAGAAGATGAAGGTAGTTTACCAGGTGTATTTGATGCATTTGCTCCAATTATGGTGCCTATTATTTTAATTACTTTAAAATCAATTGCTGACTTTCCGACACATCCTTTTGGTGAAGGTAGCATTAAGACTTTCTTTGATTTCTTTGGAGACCCAACAGTTGCTCTAATACTTGGTATTTTCTTAGGTTTTCGTTTATTACCTAGTTTAGATGAAAAATATATTAATGGCTGGGTTGGCGAAGGATTGAAAAATGCTGCTTCCATTATTATGATTACAGGTGCTGGTGGAGCATTTGGTGCAATTCTAAAGGCTACTCCAATTGGTGATTATTTAGGCTCAACTTTATCTGGATATCATTTAGGAATCTTTTTACCATTTATTATTGCAGCTGCTTTAAAGACTGCCCAAGGTTCTTCTACAGTAGCTTTAATTACAACTGCTTCTTTAGTAAGTCCTATTTTAGCACAGTTAGGATTAGATAGTGAGTTGGCTAAAGCTTTAGTTGTATTGGCAACAGGAGCAGGAGCAATGACCATTTCTCATGCTAATGATAGTTATTTCTGGGTAGTAAGTCAGTTTTCTAATCTTGATACATCCACTGCTTATAAAACTCATTCCATGGGAACACTTGTGCAGGGTATAACTGCAATTATTACTGTATTTATTATTTCACTTATATTTATTTAG